In the genome of Deltaproteobacteria bacterium, the window CGATGCCCCACTCGTAGCCTCGGTCATTTACCGTGAACCGGTACACGCAGTCGTTCTTGAAGGCCCGGAAAGCCTCGGTGCCCTTCCGGCGAAGATCGACTGGCTCGTCCAGGCCGACGGAGCGCGTACCGTGGCGGAGAAGTTGGATGAGGACGTAGTCCCCGGGCGGCAAGAACCCGGCTTCGCCCAAGATCTGCCCACCATTCGGCACGGGATCCTCGAAGCGGACTTCGACCTCGTTCACCGTGGTCAAAAACTCTCCGTCGGGTGCCGCTGGCCGGAAGCCCTGAATCTCGTCGGCGTTGTGGCAGGGATCACCCACCTTCGTCATGTGCATACTCTTTCCTCCTTGCTGTCTTGCTGTGCCCCAACTCCATGCCGGGGCTTATTGTGCTAAGATAACCACGCGCGCTTTGATTGTCAAGCAACTACCGAGCGCGCTTGACGAAATTAGCGACGATGAGTTACTTTTCGCAAAATTTGAGGATCTGGAGGTCCATTCAATGGCCCATACAGACGGCGGATATCCCGCAAAGCTTACCCTCGGACAATATCTCGCTTCCGTTAGACAGGATCGCGGACTCAGCCTACGTGAGGTCGAGAAGGCCACGAATCGAGTTGTGTCGAATGGGTACCTGAGCCAAATCGAGAACAATCAGATCAAGAGGCCCTCGCCCAACATCCTGCACGCGCTCGCGGAGCTATATGGAGTCAGCTACGATGCTCTAATGGAGCGGGCAGGTTTCGTCACGCCTACTAGAGCCCGCAACGTCCATCAAAGACACGGACGAATCGCAACATTTGCCGGTCAGAACCTAACCGAGGAAGAAGAAGCGGAACTTGTCCAGTATTTGGGCTTCATGAGAAGTCGGAGGAAGCTCGGTGATTGAAGCTGACAACAGCAGTCTCGACCCTGACCAGTTCCGGGCAGACCACCTTCTCAGAGGATGCTCGTCGGTATAAACTAGTAGTACCGGCCGCTGCGCAAGCGCTGTAGGACCGAAACGTCGTCCGGGCTTACGTACGGGCAGCCGGGCCGTAGTAGGCTCCTTCAACGATATGAGGGCATTCGGCCTCACTGCTCCAAAACCCGCTCACATCCCCATCGCCTTCCATGCCACCCCCTCGTGCAGGGGGGCGCCCATTATCACGATGAAGACGAAGTAGACGAACGCCCACGTGACGGCAGTGATAGAGAGGGTCGTGAGCCAGCTTTCGGAGGAGCGCAGGCGCATGAACAGGATCATGAAGAGGGGGATGGCGGCGAGATAGCCGATGAAGTAGATGAGCGCCACCAGGAGCAGAAGCCACGAGGCGAAGCCGAGCTCGCGGCGAAAGACGTTGCCGGAGGGGCGGGATTCCTCGGCGGGTTCGGCGGCGCGCCCGGTCTCGATGCCGAAGAGGTCGTATTCCCGGAAGAAGCTGAAGCGGCGGCCGACGGCGGGGATGGCGTCGATCAGGAACTGGAACAGGGTCAGCAGCAGCGTGGGGACGGCGATGATGAGCGGCACCAGGCGGGCGCGCGGCTGGTACTCCAGGGCGAGGATGAGGAAGCCGAGCACGACGACGAAGACGCCGAGGGTGAACAGG includes:
- a CDS encoding helix-turn-helix transcriptional regulator gives rise to the protein MAHTDGGYPAKLTLGQYLASVRQDRGLSLREVEKATNRVVSNGYLSQIENNQIKRPSPNILHALAELYGVSYDALMERAGFVTPTRARNVHQRHGRIATFAGQNLTEEEEAELVQYLGFMRSRRKLGD
- a CDS encoding tripartite tricarboxylate transporter TctB family protein, whose protein sequence is MKFNDRTLFTLGVFVVVLGFLILALEYQPRARLVPLIIAVPTLLLTLFQFLIDAIPAVGRRFSFFREYDLFGIETGRAAEPAEESRPSGNVFRRELGFASWLLLLVALIYFIGYLAAIPLFMILFMRLRSSESWLTTLSITAVTWAFVYFVFIVIMGAPLHEGVAWKAMGM